From the Winogradskyella forsetii genome, the window TGGGTATGGAAAAGTTGATTCAACTGTTTGTGATGATTATGATTATAAGATTGTATCAACAAATGATGAAGAGGGAAATGTTAATATAAAAATATATAGAAATGAATTAAATTTCGATGAATTAGATATGATTGGTTTTTTTAATTCAGAAATAGTAGAAAATTCACCAGAAATATATGGTAAAGAAATATTTCATCAAGGTTATTTTGAACATAATACAACTTTGAAAGGTCTTTTACCAGGTTTTAATGATGTTGATAATAATATAGCAAAGATAGGTTCGTTTGATTTTGAGTTCTATTTTATGAAGAGAGGTGGTGGTCAAGAAAAAGATGAAATTCAAAAATACCCATATAAAAGTGTTAATTATAGAGATAGAGTTAAATGGTTGAATGAATTTGGAGGAATAAAACTATTTCGCGACTATTTTAGAGTGAGACCTTATGGAGAAGTTAGAAGTAATTCTTTTGATTGGTTAGATTTAGGAAAAAGAGCATTACAAAATCCAACTGTAACTCGTCCAGGCTATAAAGTTAGACCTCAACAAACATATGGTATTGTTAATATTTCTCGTATTCACAATGTTTCCTTTGAGGATAAATCAAGTAGAGAAGGTATTCAAGAAAATGACGCTTTTGCTCTTTTTAAAAATATACTAATTGAGATTATTAATGTTTTTGAAAATGATCGTAATCAAGTCATGATGACCTTGAAGAAGATTTATGATGAAAATAATAAAAGGGAGCAGGCGAAAGAAGAGGCCAAAAATAAAGCTAAAGAGAAACAGTCAGGTAAACCTTCGGATGACCCAAATGAAGAGGATACAGATACTTTGGTAAAAGGTGTTCTTGCCTTTGAGGAAGAAAATGAAGATTTAAAAGATGAGCAAAAGTTGCTTCGAGTACTTGCTAGTGCAGGTATGATAGTTACTTCTTTTGCACACGAGTTAAAAAATATGAGTGACAGTTTGTTGCCAAGAACCTCTGATTTGAAATTGATATTATCAGGTTTAATTGATAAAAATAAGATTGATGAATTACCAGAAGAGCTTAATCCTATAATTTTAATAAATGACATTCAAGAACAAGATAAAAAACTTAAACATTGGTTGGACTTCTCTTTAGGAGCAGTAAAGAAAGATAAACGAACTAGAAAAAATATAGATCTTGTTGATTATCTTATAAAGTTCGAAAGGTTATGGAATTCCATATTACAAAAAAAGAAAATAGAGTTTTCAATAAAAAGAGGAGTGTTTTCAGAGGTCTTTTTTAAAGGACACGAGATTGATTTAGATAGTATTTTTAATAATCTGATTGCTAATTCAGTAGATGCGTTCAATAGGTCTGATGCAACTGATACACGAAAGATTGAATTTAGGTTTGAATACGATATAAAAACAGGTATAAGTGTTGTTTATGAAGATTCGGGTCCTGGTTTAGAAAAGGAAATAGTAGATCCTAACAAAATATTTTTACCATTTGTAAGCACAAAAAGGGATGAACATACAGGAGAACAAATTGGAACAGGTTTGGGTATGTGGATTATAAAATC encodes:
- a CDS encoding sensor histidine kinase; the encoded protein is MAEVPFTVSARTARLIGQENFANAGGAIIELIKNSYDADSIIGIVVVDPIDDQIFIIDGGIGMTEEKIRSHWMIIGTDDKLEDPFSTDSRVKTGAKGIGRFAIDRLGSKCDMFTKPIDNEKVIKWSVDWEKFNQKSAVISDIKADLNTIEDESIIHLAKDILTSYGIDDSIFEEWTEDKGTIIRISELRDDWHQKAIAILYSNLELLVPPKIVSKFDIHLFSSLNPIGYGKVDSTVCDDYDYKIVSTNDEEGNVNIKIYRNELNFDELDMIGFFNSEIVENSPEIYGKEIFHQGYFEHNTTLKGLLPGFNDVDNNIAKIGSFDFEFYFMKRGGGQEKDEIQKYPYKSVNYRDRVKWLNEFGGIKLFRDYFRVRPYGEVRSNSFDWLDLGKRALQNPTVTRPGYKVRPQQTYGIVNISRIHNVSFEDKSSREGIQENDAFALFKNILIEIINVFENDRNQVMMTLKKIYDENNKREQAKEEAKNKAKEKQSGKPSDDPNEEDTDTLVKGVLAFEEENEDLKDEQKLLRVLASAGMIVTSFAHELKNMSDSLLPRTSDLKLILSGLIDKNKIDELPEELNPIILINDIQEQDKKLKHWLDFSLGAVKKDKRTRKNIDLVDYLIKFERLWNSILQKKKIEFSIKRGVFSEVFFKGHEIDLDSIFNNLIANSVDAFNRSDATDTRKIEFRFEYDIKTGISVVYEDSGPGLEKEIVDPNKIFLPFVSTKRDEHTGEQIGTGLGMWIIKSVIDEYNGSIRLSKVRPGFQINIKLPA